The following proteins come from a genomic window of Montipora foliosa isolate CH-2021 chromosome 2, ASM3666993v2, whole genome shotgun sequence:
- the LOC137991462 gene encoding zinc finger MYM-type protein 1-like: MNLQALLMAIIPQNQPLVHRVSSSRIRTIALKFSNVLAHVIQKVEIPPASVPLEQGDDRDVQKTIYEPEPSLPRIDNVASEPEKEMIVALQRDGHTAREPRPAVREGPLQPVLREYKLQKFGNETFTRDFKAQWFKQHPWLSYSIDRKVGTCYVCSKFMNDNTFTFCNWKKTERLTKHHQSEAHSLAMLEYRQMQRKSSSIISIIDDGHRNYVKRNREFLCVIIECLFYTAQQNIAQRGHEEDRSNLGQRSDVNRGNFLELLHLRSKDIPWLEEKLNTQLQDHAQWTSPIIQNELLQIFADLIIELICKDVRESRWYGIIIDETSDISRDEQVSFCLSYLANGTKKEAFVGFHATKTTDGEALYKLVKEVMNDLQLELQNIVGECFDGASNMSGFILGLCVLKIILSNTSSLSAYLQGKTVDVVTARRNANLTLQTLRSCRNEESFKSVWKLCECVCNKVRSCINDTDFSFRDARVPRRQTSTRLQALVGENPSHNAQSKPEDFHRVNTYFTSLDKVLAEIEARFGGNDQDVLCALGDITLSDSPAIRSFNLVSSYYSLDRDLLQADQRLFCQFKKAHLEPKSLKTAADVIETLHANRLFEMVPEFSKVVSILAVIPATSCSAERSFSGLRRLKTYLRSTMGQSRLNSLAIISIERAYGNRVIVDSIDKIIDTFGQRHGRTSYFF; this comes from the exons ATGAATCTACAGGCACTACTCATGGCAATCATTCCTCAAAACCAGCCACTAGTTCATCGAGTCAGTTCCTCTAGGATCAGAACAATCGCCCTTAAGTTCTCGAATGTACTAGCCCATGTCATCCAGAAAGTTGAAATTCCACCTGCGTCAGTGCCACTGGAACAGGGAGATGACCGAGATGTGCAGAAAACTATTTACGAACCTGAACCTTCCCTTCCTCGAATTGACAATGTAGCGAGCGAGCCCGAAAAAGAGATGATCGTGGCATTACAAAGAGATGGTCACACAGCACGTGAACCAAGGCCGGCTGTTAGAGAAGGGCCACTGCAACCGGTTCTCCGCGAGTACAAACTGCAAAAATTTGGAAACGAAACATTCACCAGAGATTTCAAGGCACAGTGGTTCAAACAACATCCTTGGTTGAGCTACTCAATAGATAGAAAGGTTGGAACTTGCTATGTTTGTTCGAAGTTTATGAATGATAACACCTTTACCTTTTGCAATTGGAAGAAGACAGAGCGCCTCACGAAACACCATCAAAGTGAAGCACACTCGCTGGCAATGCTGGAATACCGCCAGATGCAGAGAAAATCCTCTTCAATAATCAGCATCATTGATGACGGGCATCGCAACTACGTCAAACGCAACCGCGAGTTTTTATGTGTAATCATCGAATGTCTCTTTTACACTGCCCAACAAAACATCGCTCAAAGAGGCCATGAAGAGGATCGATCGAATCTCGGGCAAAGATCAGATGTCAACAGAGGGAACTTCCTAGAGCTTTTGCACCTTCGGAGTAAAGACATTCCTTGGCTGGAAGAGAAACTGAACACTCAGTTACAAGACCACGCCCAGTGGACCTCGCCAATCATCCAGAATGAGCTGCTGCAAATTTTTGCTGATCTGATAATTGAACTCATTTGCAAGGATGTGAGAGAGAGCCGCTGGTACGGGATTATAATTGACGAAACGTCCGATATAAGCCGGGACGAgcaagtgtctttttgtctCAGCTATTTAGCCAATGGCACCAAGAAGGAAGCGTTTGTTGGATTTCATGCGACTAAAACAACAGACGGTGAAGCTCTTTACAAACTAGTCAAAGAAGTTATGAATGACTTGCAGTTAGAACTCCAAAATATCGTGGGTGAATGCTTTGACGGTGCAAGTAATATGAGTGGC TTTATCCTCGGTCTGTGTGTACTTAAGATCATTTTATCAAACACTAGCAGCCTGAGTGCTTACCTCCAAGGCAAGACTGTGGATGTCGTCACGGCCAGGCGCAATGCCAATTTGACTCTGCAAACATTACGTAGTTGTAGAAATGAAGAGAGTTTTAAGTCTGTGTGGAAGCTGTGTGAATGTGTCTGTAACAAGGTCAGATCGTGCATTAATGACACTGACTTTTCATTTCGAGATGCTCGTGTGCCACGGCGACAAACATCGACCCGCTTACAAGCACTAGTTGGGGAAAACCCAAGCCACAATGCACAATCCAAGCCTGAAGATTTCCATCGTGTCAACACCTACTTCACCTCTCTGGATAAGGTTCTTGCAGAAATAGAGGCTCGGTTTGGCGGAAACGATCAGGACGTACTCTGCGCGCTTGGTGATATCACCCTAAGTGATTCTCCAGCCATTCGTAGCTTCAACTTGGTTTCCAGCTACTACAGCCTTGACAGAGATTTACTCCAGGCAGACCAACGCCTCTTCTGTCAATTTAAGAAAGCTCACCTGGAGCCGAAATCATTAAAAACAGCGGCAGACGTCATTGAAACCCTACATGCAAACCGCCTGTTTGAAATGGTCCCAGAATTCTCGAAGGTGGTGTCTATTCTGGCCGTAATTCCAGCAACATCATGTTCAGCGGAACGCTCCTTCAGCGGACTTCGGAGACTGAAGACATATCTTCGCAGCACGATGGGGCAGAGTAGACTGAATAGCCTCGCTATCATTAGTATTGAGCGCGCCTATGGCAATAGGGTCATAGTAGATAGtattgacaaaataattgacaCTTTTGGACAACGCCATGGAAGGACAAGCTACTTTTTTTAA